One Hevea brasiliensis isolate MT/VB/25A 57/8 chromosome 5, ASM3005281v1, whole genome shotgun sequence genomic region harbors:
- the LOC131180193 gene encoding germin-like protein subfamily 1 member 13, giving the protein MKSFHFLVLLSLALAFSFASAFDPSPLQDFCVAIPEPKNAVFVNGKFCKNPNLTVAEDFFFPGLNVPGNTGNRVGSNVTLVNVDKLFGLNTLGISLARLDFAPNGGLNPPHTHPRATEILVVVEGTLYVGFVTSNPNRLFTKVLYPGDVFVFPIGLIHFQFNIAKTNAVAFAGLSSQNPGVITIANAIFGPNPPINPDVLAKAFQLNNDEVVKLQKLFAYA; this is encoded by the exons ATGAAGAGCTTTCATTTCCTTGTCTTATTGTCTCTGGCATTGGCTTTCTCTTTTGCCTCTGCCTTTGACCCTAGCCCTCTCCAGGACTTCTGTGTTGCCATACCTGAACCTAAGAATGCTG TGTTTGTCAATGGGAAGTTCTGCAAGAACCCAAACCTTACCGTAGCTGAAGATTTCTTTTTTCCGGGACTCAATGTTCCTGGAAATACAGGAAATCGAGTTGGATCCAATGTCACCCTCGTGAATGTTGATAAACTATTTGGACTTAATACTCTTGGTATTTCTCTCGCTCGGTTAGACTTTGCACCCAATGGTGGCTTAAATCCTCCTCACACCCATCCTCGTGCCACAGAGATCCTTGTAGTCGTGGAAGGCACCCTTTATGTTGGCTTTGTGACATCCAACCCTAATCGCCTTTTCACTAAAGTCTTATACCCAGGAGATGTTTTTgtatttccaattggtctcattcaCTTCCAGTTTAATATTGCAAAGACCAATGCAGTTGCCTTTGCTGGTCTAAGCAGCCAAAACCCAGGTGTCATCACGATAGCAAATGCAATCTTCGGGCCTAATCCACCCATTAATCCTGATGTTCTCGCTAAGGCCTTCCAATTGAACAACGATGAAGTGGTAAAACTTCAGAAACTGTTTGCCTATGCATAA